The DNA sequence TGTACGCGCGTCTGGGACCCCAAACATCCTACAAAAACAGGCCTCATGCCACCCTCTCACTGGGTGCACACTCCGAGCCCTCGAGCTCACCTACTTTACAGGGACATGCCGCTCGCCTCCCAGTGGCGCGGGGTGGTAAAGATCCCTCGCACACAGCCCCTCCGGGCTCTATCAGCAGGCGTCTGGACGACATGCTCTCCATGCCTTTCAGCTCTCGTATCATTAAATATGAACCCCCGCGAGGGTTCATCGTCCCGAAATTCTCCACATATGATGGATCCAGCGATCCCTTTGATCACATAATGCATTATCGGCAGCTCATGACCCTTAACATGGGGAATGATATGTTGTTGTGCAAAGTTTTCCCAGCCAGTCTGCAAGGCCAGGCTTTTTCATGGTTTCACCGACTGCCCGTGAACTCGATTGACAATTTCCGGGATTTGTCCAAAGTCTTCGTGGGGCAATACTTATACTTAGCCAGACATAAGCAAAATATCAGCACCTTGCAGAACCTCAAAATGCAAGAAAACGAAACTTTGAGAGAGTTCGTGAAGCGCTTCGGACAAGCTGTCCTACAAGTCGAATCGTACAGCATGGACGCAATCCTCCAAATTTTTAAGCGGAACATATGCCCAGGGACCCTCTTATTCGAGTCCCTCGCCAAAAAACCTCCTACAACCATGGATGAATTATTCCGGCGTGCGAG is a window from the Vitis riparia cultivar Riparia Gloire de Montpellier isolate 1030 chromosome 9, EGFV_Vit.rip_1.0, whole genome shotgun sequence genome containing:
- the LOC117922445 gene encoding uncharacterized protein LOC117922445 gives rise to the protein MYARLGPQTSYKNRPHATLSLGAHSEPSSSPTLQGHAARLPVARGGKDPSHTAPPGSISRRLDDMLSMPFSSRIIKYEPPRGFIVPKFSTYDGSSDPFDHIMHYRQLMTLNMGNDMLLCKVFPASLQGQAFSWFHRLPVNSIDNFRDLSKVFVGQYLYLARHKQNISTLQNLKMQENETLREFVKRFGQAVLQVESYSMDAILQIFKRNICPGTLLFESLAKKPPTTMDELFRRASKYSMLEDDIRATAQQVLVTGQATKSEATRSFKAPNHSGSSSRGQDERRPLLIRTPLTKSYEKLLPIIRNLPGFRWPVPIRSNPSERDRNKRCDYHKDHGHTTEACISLRYMVEDLLKAGHLKQYV